The window CCCGCGCTGCGACAGCCGGCGTAGACCTTCTGCAGTGTATCGCTAGAACTGAAAATCTTATGCACATCTCCGACAGGGCACACATCCGGGTTCCCCGGATCAGTGCGGCGCACACGAGCCGGATCGGTGACCATAGTCTTTAGCTTCTGCCTGACGATAGCTTCAGGATCGCTCATCAGAATCGAGTTGCCGTATGACTTCGACATCTTGCGTCCGTCGGTGCCCGGCAATTTGGGCGACGGCGTCAAGAGCGCCTGCGGTTCTGGGAAAACATAACTACGCTGCGGATCTTTATCGGCAGACTTGACCACTCGCGGGTAGAACCCATTGAAACGGCGTGCGATCTCACGCGTGATCTCGATGTGCGGAACCTGGTCCTCACCGACCGGCACAAAATCTGCCTGGTACATCATGATGTCCGCCGACTGCAGCAGGGGATAGCCTAGAAATCCGTAGGTGTTCAGATCCTTGTCGCGAATATTCTGCTGCTGCTCCTTGTAGGTTGGCACCCGTTCCAGCCAGCCCAGTGGCGTGATCATCGACAGCAACAGATGCAGCTCGGCGTGCTGCGGGACGTGTGACTGAATGAACATCGTGCACGTCTGCGGATCCAATCCAGCGGCGAGATAGTCCAGCATCACTTCAATCGAGCTTTGCTTCACCGCAGACGTGTCGGCGTAGTCGCTGGTAAGCGCGTGCCAATCGGCGATGAAGAAGTAAGAGTCGTACTGGCGCTGGAGCTTCACCCAGTTGGCGAGTGCACCCACGTAGTTGCCCAAATGAAGTTTGCCCGTCGGACGCATACCGCTCAGGATTCGCTGCCTGCGTCCAGAGGTGTTCGGGTTATGCGTGGAAGTTAGAGATTGAGTAGGAGCGTGATCCATCAAAGTCTTAGCGATAGTAAGCGAACGTCAAAGATACTCATTACTGATCCCAGAACTGCGCCGAGAAAATTACCGCCGAACAGCACTAGCAGCCAGAGGAGGGAAATGCCAGCAATATCAAAGCCGCGACGCACGCCTTCCGGTAGAAAATGTCGGATTACGTGACTGCCATCGAGGGGCGATAGAGGGATCAGATTGAAAATTCCCAGCAAGATATTTAACTCAAGTGCTAGATGAAAGAATAACGCGATCGGCATGAGTGAAGACGAGGTATCGACAATTCCATTTCGTGCAAGCGCTTGAACAATCATCAGTCCATTTATCGAGCTCTTACCGATGATAATCAGTACAACAAAGCAGCCAATCGCCACAACAAAGTTGCTGATAGGGCCCACGACCGCCGTGAGGACGTCATCAAGAACGGGATTCTTGAAGTTACGCGTGTCTACCGGTGTTGGCTTTGCCCAGCCGAGCAGGGGAATACCTGTAATCGCCGCGATCGCCGGCAGGAGAATCGTTCCAACAATGTCGATGT of the Terriglobales bacterium genome contains:
- the trpS gene encoding tryptophan--tRNA ligase — protein: MDHAPTQSLTSTHNPNTSGRRQRILSGMRPTGKLHLGNYVGALANWVKLQRQYDSYFFIADWHALTSDYADTSAVKQSSIEVMLDYLAAGLDPQTCTMFIQSHVPQHAELHLLLSMITPLGWLERVPTYKEQQQNIRDKDLNTYGFLGYPLLQSADIMMYQADFVPVGEDQVPHIEITREIARRFNGFYPRVVKSADKDPQRSYVFPEPQALLTPSPKLPGTDGRKMSKSYGNSILMSDPEAIVRQKLKTMVTDPARVRRTDPGNPDVCPVGDVHKIFSSSDTLQKVYAGCRSAGIGCIECKSWAADALVAVLNPMQERRRHYEQNPQEAWDLLEDGARRASRTAEATMEEVRVAMKMSKDYEAPAGQAATK
- a CDS encoding site-2 protease family protein; this translates as MNFKVVIIVFEIVVFLFAISVHESSHAWMANRLGDPTARMLGRISLNPIRHIDIVGTILLPAIAAITGIPLLGWAKPTPVDTRNFKNPVLDDVLTAVVGPISNFVVAIGCFVVLIIIGKSSINGLMIVQALARNGIVDTSSSLMPIALFFHLALELNILLGIFNLIPLSPLDGSHVIRHFLPEGVRRGFDIAGISLLWLLVLFGGNFLGAVLGSVMSIFDVRLLSLRL